Part of the Candidatus Thermoplasmatota archaeon genome, CAGATGGACTGCACGAAGCGATAAAAGATTACCTTTCAAAAAAGTAAATAGACCGTATTTGAAAAGGCAAAATATTGCGCGATAAATTCTATCGCAATGTATATAAACATTTTTCCGTTGAATATTTGGGAGATAACATGAAAATTGGCATATTTGTATGTATTGTGTTGATTGCTTCTTTTATACCGGCAACAGATATTATAGGGGACAATATCTGGCAAATGAAGGAAAATCAAATTTCGCTTGGCAATGGTGATGCGGATGTCCCGGCCTGGGAAGTCGGAAACTATTGGACATATAACATGGGTATATCATATGAAGCATCGGGTGCTTCTGCCGACATAACTCTACATTTGAAATTTGAGGTCACGGAGGTTGGCAGTGAAAATTATATTCTAACTTTTAATGGAGGCATGACTGGGTCTATATCACTTGCAGGCATAATCGAGGGAAATATACAGAATGCTGTTATTGGTGGAAAGGCAGATATTGGAAAGTCTAATCTTGCAATAGAAAAAGTATATGATGTGCACATTGAAGGGGAAATAAAACGGCAGATGGTAACCAACCCATTTTGGGCTGATTTAGGAGTGAAGCAGAATGTTACCCCTGTTGTTTCTCCATATAATTTCCCAATAAACGTTAACGAAACATGGACTGTTCCCGTAATGACATTTTGGCTTTACGTGAATGGAGAAGTTTCACTTGCGATACCATACACAATCGATTATGATTTTCCTGTATACATAGCAGAACATGGTTTAACGTGTACTGCTAAAGAAACGATAACTGTTCCTGCTGGGACATACAGGGATGCTTTTCATGTTTCTGGCATTGGATCACAATACGAATTTTGGTATTCCCCGGCAGCCAGTAACGTTATCAAGGCGGTATATAACAACATACGGATGTGGTACAACGAGAGTTTATACTGGGACTTGAATGAATTGAGTGCCGGACTGACGGACACAAATTTAAAACCGCCCAACGAGCCGCCATACCAGCCGGGTAATCCAAATCCAGCAAATGGATCAGATAATGTCGATGTGAATACCCACTTAAGTTGGACCGGCGGTGATCCTGACGGCAATCCTGTTGTCTATGACGTTTATTTTGGTACAGATTCAAATCCGCCCAGTGTTGCAACCGGTCAATCGAGTATGACGTATGACCCTGGCGCATTAAACTACAATACCACATATTACTGGAGAATCGTTGCATTTGACAATCACAATCACTCAACTACTGGATCAACATGGACATTTACAACAACCGCTTCTGTAAATAATCCACCAGATAAACCAAGCAGACCATCTGGCCCGACATCCGGAAATATCGGGACGTCTTACTCCTATTCCTCATCTACAACAGATACAGACGGAGATCAAGTTTACTACCTTTTTGACTGGGCTGATGGTACTACCAGCGGATGGTTGGGTCCGTATGATTCAGGGCAGACCGTAAATGCATCCCATACGTGGTCTGAGACGGACAATTACAGCATAAAAGTCAAAGCCAAAGATACAAATGGGGCAGAAAGCGAATGGTCTGACCCCTTGGTTGTATCAATGCCTATGATATATCAGTTTCACATACAAAAAATTCTGAATAATCTGCATAACTGGCTTTTATTGATGGCAAGGATTTTCAGCCCGTACATATAACCCACCATAATCTCATCCCCTTTTATGTTTTAATTCCAAGGCTAAATTTTATGTAGTAGTTCCTTATTTCATGCACAGATTCTCATGTATGAAGTACGTTTTCATGGAAGAGGTGGGCAGGGTGCTGTCACTGCTGCCAACATCCTTTCTGTTGCCGCCTTTAGCGAAGGAAAGTACATACAGGCTTTCCCTATTTTCGGCGTTGAACGAAGAGGCGCTCCAGTTGCAGCCTTTTTGAGAATGGACGATAAGCCAATAGATATAAAATACCAGATATATGAGCCTGACGCTGTCATCATCCAGGACACGAGCCTTATCGAATTGAAGGAAGCAAATGTCGGGGGCGGCCTTAAAGCAGGAGGAAAGGTTATAATAAATACGAAAAGGAAACCGTCGGAATTTGACATTGGAGATGCAAAAATTTATACCGTGGACGCTACTGAAATTGCTCTTGAACACAGGCTGGGAACCAAGACAAATCCCATAGTAAACACTGCAATTCTGGGCGCATATGCAAGAGCCATAGGAAACGTTTCCATTGATTCTGTAACCAAAGCCGTAATGGATATGTCGCCTGCAAAAAAAGAAGAAAATGTTCTGGCTGCGAAATCAGCCTATGAAAAAGTGGTGGGTGTATAATATGGAAAAAGTGAATATCGGTGCCGTTATAACAACTCCAGGAAGTTCAATGAATTATAAGACGGGCTCGTGGAGAACATTGAAACCCATTCTTATTGAAGAAAAATGCAAATTCTGCAACACATGCTGGCAGTTCTGTCCAGATGGTGCAATAGAACCTGCAGATGCGAAAGCAAAGAAAACGATAAGGATAGATTACGACTACTGCAAGGGATGTGGAATATGTGCCCATGAATGCCCTTTCGATGCTTTAGAAATGGTTACGGAGGAGAAGTGATATAATGGGTACAAAACAGGTTGTTAAGGGAAATTTTGCAACGGCGGTGGCCGCCAAACTGGTGAAGGTTGATGTTGTTCCAGCATATCCCATAACGCCTTCGACACTTTTCCCGGAGCAAATATCAACGTATATAGCAAATGGAGAAATGGATGCCGAGCTTCTTTTAGTAGAATCGGAACACAGTGCAATGAGTGCGGCGATAGGGGCAAGTGCTTCCGGAGCAAGAGTTGCAACTGCAACCGCCTCCCAGGGATTAAAACTCATGAGCGAGATGCTTTTTATCGCATCTGGAATGAGATTGCCGATAGTGACTGCGGTAGGAAACAGGGCTTTATCCGCTCCGATAAATATATGGTGTGACCACCAGGATACCATTGCAGAAAGAGATAGCGGTTGGCTCCAGTTTTATGCGGAGAATAATCAGAATGCTTTAGACCTCATGATCATGGCATTTAAAATTTCTGAAGATCACCGTGTGCTACTGCCGTCGATGGTTGGCTTAGATGCCTTCGTTTTAACGCATACGATGGAAGGCGTTGACGTCCCTCTGCAGGAAGAAGTGGACAAATTTCTACCGCCATATAAGCCGGTTTACACGCTCGATGTAAAAAATCCGATAACATTCGGCTCCTTTGGTACGCCTGCATATTACACGGAATTCAAGTACCAGCAGTGGGAAGCAATGAAAAATGCAGAAGAAGTGATAGATGAGGTCTTTTCAGAATTTTACAGCAAATTCAGCAGGAAATACGAAAAGTTAAGCGAATACAGGACGGATGATGCAGATATCATCTTTCTGACGATGGGCTCCATGAGCGGTACAGCAAGGGCTGCAGTTGACAAATTGAGAGAGAAAGGAATTAAAGTAGGGGCCGCAAAACTTACAGTATTCAGGCCGTTCCCGTTTGATGAAATAAAGGCCCTTTCAAAGAAGGCAAAAGTCCTTGCGGTTGTGGACAGAAACATCTCTTTTGGTTTCGGAGGGGCAGTCTTTGGCGAGGTGGCAGGTGCATTGATAAACGAAAAGGAAAATCCCATACTCATGGATTTCATTCTGGGGCTCGGCGGCAGAGATGTAACACAAGATGCTTTTTCCGCAATGACAGATAAGGCCGAGGCATCCATTAAAAAAGGAAAAGCTGATAAAATGGTAAATTGGATAAATCTTAAGGGGGAACTTCGGGGGTGATAAAAATGGCAAGCGATGAATTATTTGCGTCGGGACACAGGGGCTGCGCCGGGTGCGGCGAAGCTATTGCGGTCAGGATGGTTCTACAGGCAGCGGGACCGAATACGATTATTGCTAACGTAACAGGATGTCTCGAAGTTATGACAACAGCATATCCAGAAACTGCATGGAAGGTTCCCTGGATTCATACCGCATTTGAAAACGCAGCAGCAGTTGCCTCCGGTATAGATGTCGCTCTCAAAAAACTTGGGAAAAGAAGCGGTATAAACATTCTTGCATTTGGCGGGGACGGTGGAACTTTTGATATCGGATTTCAAGCCCTTAGCGGCATGCTGGAGAGAGGGAACAATGTAACTTATATTGTTTTTGACAACGAGGCATATATGAATACGGGGATACAACGATGTTCATCTACGCCCTTTGCTGCATCGACGACAACATCTCCAGCGGGAAAGGTAAGCATTGGGAAGAAACAGAAGAAAAAGCCGATAGCATCGATAGTGGCTGCCCATGACATACCCTATACTGCAACGGCTGCTATAGCGAATTACAGGGATCTTAAAAGAAAGGTGAAAAAAGCTGTTGACGTTGATGGTCCTTCATTCGTGCACATATTTTCTCCGTGTCCTACAGGATGGAGATATCCGAGTGAGTTGACAGTTGAGTTATCAAGAATGGCTGTTGAAACAGGCGTATTTGTTTTATGGGAGGTGGAAGGTCCGGACTTAAACAACATAAAAGTTACTTACAGACCGAAAGAGAGAAAACCTGTGGAGAAATACCTTAAAATGCAGGGGAGATTCAGACATCTGTTCAAGCCGGAGAGAAGAACGGACATATTGAATAAAATACAAAAAGATGTTGACGAAAAATGGAAATGGTTAGAGGGATTAAATGAGATGGCAAGGTAAATCGAGAAGAAAAGAAACTGGAGGGAGATTGAAACTCGCAAGAAAAAAAAGAAGGTACGAACTGGGAAGAGAACAAAACCTTCCTGTTATGGGAGAGGTAAGGCACAAGAAAGTCAGGGTAAGGGGCAAAAATATAAGAGTCCGTGTGCTTGCGACAAAGGTGGCGAATGTGACAGACCCGAAAACAAATGAAACGAAGAAAGTGGAAATAAAAGATGTGCTTGAAAATCCGGCGAACCCGCATTATGTCAGGAGAGATATAATCACCAAAGGTTCTATTATAGAAACAGAGATTGGAAAGGCAAAGGTCACTTCTCGCCCCGGGCAGGACGGGTGTGTTAACGCCGTTTTGATAAAGCAAAATGCCTGAAGAAAAATACGTGCTGTGGCCCATATACTTCGACCGAAGAAAGACAAAAAAAGAAGGGAGACGCATCCCAAGAGATAATGCTGTTCCAAACGCATCTGTCGAGGAGATAATGAATGCGGCGAGAAAAATGGGGCTTAATCCCCAGAAAGAGGAAAAGGCATATCCAGGCAGATGGTGGAAAAAGGAGGGATGTGTGCTGGTTGACAGGACAAAGAAAAAAACAAAAATTTTGAAGGATATTGCCCTCCACATGTCAAAAAACAGAAAGAGCTAAATTAAGTGAATGCAGTATATATACTACCTATACTAAATATTGTTATTTTGTGAAAACACTTCTGCTGCCGGGTATTTTCGAACATAATTATTGTATTA contains:
- a CDS encoding 2-oxoacid:acceptor oxidoreductase family protein; the protein is MYEVRFHGRGGQGAVTAANILSVAAFSEGKYIQAFPIFGVERRGAPVAAFLRMDDKPIDIKYQIYEPDAVIIQDTSLIELKEANVGGGLKAGGKVIINTKRKPSEFDIGDAKIYTVDATEIALEHRLGTKTNPIVNTAILGAYARAIGNVSIDSVTKAVMDMSPAKKEENVLAAKSAYEKVVGV
- a CDS encoding 4Fe-4S binding protein; the protein is MEKVNIGAVITTPGSSMNYKTGSWRTLKPILIEEKCKFCNTCWQFCPDGAIEPADAKAKKTIRIDYDYCKGCGICAHECPFDALEMVTEEK
- the porA gene encoding pyruvate synthase subunit PorA, which codes for MGTKQVVKGNFATAVAAKLVKVDVVPAYPITPSTLFPEQISTYIANGEMDAELLLVESEHSAMSAAIGASASGARVATATASQGLKLMSEMLFIASGMRLPIVTAVGNRALSAPINIWCDHQDTIAERDSGWLQFYAENNQNALDLMIMAFKISEDHRVLLPSMVGLDAFVLTHTMEGVDVPLQEEVDKFLPPYKPVYTLDVKNPITFGSFGTPAYYTEFKYQQWEAMKNAEEVIDEVFSEFYSKFSRKYEKLSEYRTDDADIIFLTMGSMSGTARAAVDKLREKGIKVGAAKLTVFRPFPFDEIKALSKKAKVLAVVDRNISFGFGGAVFGEVAGALINEKENPILMDFILGLGGRDVTQDAFSAMTDKAEASIKKGKADKMVNWINLKGELRG
- the porB gene encoding pyruvate synthase subunit PorB; the protein is MASDELFASGHRGCAGCGEAIAVRMVLQAAGPNTIIANVTGCLEVMTTAYPETAWKVPWIHTAFENAAAVASGIDVALKKLGKRSGINILAFGGDGGTFDIGFQALSGMLERGNNVTYIVFDNEAYMNTGIQRCSSTPFAASTTTSPAGKVSIGKKQKKKPIASIVAAHDIPYTATAAIANYRDLKRKVKKAVDVDGPSFVHIFSPCPTGWRYPSELTVELSRMAVETGVFVLWEVEGPDLNNIKVTYRPKERKPVEKYLKMQGRFRHLFKPERRTDILNKIQKDVDEKWKWLEGLNEMAR
- a CDS encoding 30S ribosomal protein S8e; this encodes MRWQGKSRRKETGGRLKLARKKRRYELGREQNLPVMGEVRHKKVRVRGKNIRVRVLATKVANVTDPKTNETKKVEIKDVLENPANPHYVRRDIITKGSIIETEIGKAKVTSRPGQDGCVNAVLIKQNA
- a CDS encoding signal recognition particle subunit SRP19/SEC65 family protein, translating into MPEEKYVLWPIYFDRRKTKKEGRRIPRDNAVPNASVEEIMNAARKMGLNPQKEEKAYPGRWWKKEGCVLVDRTKKKTKILKDIALHMSKNRKS